Sequence from the Nitrincola iocasae genome:
GTCCGTTATTGATACCAGTCAGAACCCGCTGGTGTATCACCAGGGAGGCCAATGTATTGCCGGGGCCAGCCGGGCGCTGCAACTCAGAGGCACCACTGATTATGCCGCCAGCCGTAATCTCAGCCGAACGGTGGATGATGATGTGGTCTATGTCAGCATGCTGGTACGTTTCACTGGCACGCAAGCAGTTAACAAGTTCTTTGCCCTTTGGTTTCAGGACCCCACTTATCAAAACCACCCAAATATCGGTATCAAGATGAACCGGGGCACAGGCAGTGGTCCGGAAGATTTCTTCGTGCGCACAACGAATCAGAATGAAACCTATCACACAGATCTGGTTTCCGGTCAGACCTACTTTTTGGTGGGCCGACTGAGTAAATCTTCGCCGGGTAGTAGCAATCGCTATGATCGCTTCGAACTCTGGGTGGATCCTGACAACCTGGATGCACCAGGTTCGCCGGATGTTGTAACTGATCTGAGAAACAGCAATATTTCAGCCTTCGATGAAATAGGCTTTAGAACATACCATCTCAGTTCAACGGATGAGCTGCTTGTTGATAGCCTCACGCTCGGGCTGGATTGGGATGAGGTTGTCACCCCCTCGAGTGATTGCCCTGATCTGGTTCTGACCTGCATGACCGATGAATTTGCCCGGGAGGTGCTTGGTAATGACTGGTCTGTCACTCATCAAAGTGGGGGTTTTGGTAACCCTCGCATTGTGCAGCAACGCTTACGTATGACAGATGCATCCGGCAATGTCGCCACAGCGGCTACCTTGCAACGCTTGTTTCCCTCTGCAAATAACCTGATCACTGTTGAGTTTGATTTCTATGCTTATGGTGGTAACGGAGCCGATGGCATCGCCGTAGTACTTTCAGATGCCGCCATCACCCCAGCACCCGGTGGCTATGGTGGATCGCTGGGCTATGCACAGCGTAGCGGCGGTATCAACGGCTTTGCCGGGGGGTGGCTGGGTATTGGCTTGGACAGCTACGGCAATTTTTCCAACCCGTCTGAAAGTCGTCAAGGCGGTCCGGGGCGTAGGCAGAACAGCGTTGCGTTACGCGGTTCGGGTGCAGCCAACAGTGGTTACCATTATATACAGGGTACTGACACACTATCTCCAACGGTGCGAAATACATCCGGGCATCGTTATCGTATTACTGTAGACAGCCGTACTGGCGATGAGTCCTGGGTGACGATTGAACGCGACACCGGCGCTGGGTACGAGAACCTGATTGGTCCTGTGGATATACTCAGCAGCGCCGGACAGGCACAAGTGCCTGAAAATCTGTTGTTAACCCTGACCGGTTCGACCGGGGGTTCCAATGACAATCATGAAATAGACAATCTGGAAGTCTGTGGCTTGCGCATGGAACCGCTTGAAGCGGACATCCATCATTACCGCCTACTTCACAGCGGCAGTGGCCTGACCTGTGCCGCCGAACCCATACAGGTCATCGCCTGCGCTTCAGACAATTGTAGTTCGCGTTTTACCGGTACTGCATCCGTTACCCTATCGCCCGCCTCATCCGGTACGGTTCGCTGGATTGATGGAAATCAGCAATACCTGGAAAACGGAGAAGCCACCTTTCAACTGCGTCGTAATACCCCAGGGAATGTAACCCTGGGTATAGCGGCCAGCGCCCCCAGCGCATCCAACGTCACACGTTGCTTCAGCAATGGTATTGAGGGCGACTGTACTCTTAGCTTTGCTGAAAGTGGTTTTATCTTTGATCTACCTGACCTGCTGGCTGACAAGCCGGACTCTTTTACTCTTAGCGCTCGCCGTGCTGACGAAAACAATCCTGACAGCTGTGCACCCGCATTCACAGGCGAACGTAGTATTAATTTCCGTAGCAGTTATATAAACCCGGACAGTGGCAACCAATCAGTTTCTCTGAATGGCCAGGCCATCAGTAACACAGCGGGTTGGACTTCGTTATTACTGGCATTTGATGAACACGCCAATGCGCAAGTCGATATACGCTACCCGGATGCTGGCTTAAAACAGCTGGAAGCGGCATTCACAGGCACTGCCGGTAGCGATGAGCAAGGGTTATCTCTGTCAGGAAGTGATAGTTTCAGCAGTGCTCCTGCCGGTCTGTGTATCGAATCCACGGCAAATAATGCCGCTTGTGACAGCGAAGATGCCAATTGCTCTGTATTCACACAAGCCGGTGAAGACTTTCCTATGCGGGTACGTGGCGTCGTCTGGACTGCCGATAATGATCCCCAGTTATGTGACAATACCACCACGCCCAACTACCGCCAGAGTAACATCACCCTGTCTTCATCGCTGATTGCACCCAGCGACGGCCGCAATGCTGAACTTTCACTCAGCCAGGTCAATATCACCGAAAATGGCCTGCAAACAGAAGCCATCAATCTGTCCGAAGTGGGAGTCTTTCAATTACTGGCGGTTCCCCAAGCCAACAGCTATTTCGGCAGAACCGTCACTGCAGGGTTATCCACTCCGATCGGACGCTTTATTCCCAGCCACTTCAGTATGCATTATCAGTTAGATGCGGCCTGTAGCACAGGTAGCAGCGATGCCTTTAGCTATAGCGGTTACCAGTCAGCCGCCAGTGTTCAAAACTCAGGGCAGCCATTTCAGATAACTGGTCACATCCTGGCACTGAATCGGCAAGAGCA
This genomic interval carries:
- a CDS encoding DUF6701 domain-containing protein, producing the protein MRTILLLLTCVSLLLTPLNSWAKNYSLNGNTNSANYPDCSGSWSSNSGTITCSGKITLSLGDTIIPNQSRVLVANAGFDLPGNNILGSSSNPMPIQSSWGSISVQGDNNAIYGAITSNSGTINLNNAEVEGDIFLPSGSISISGGTVLGNTHSNCCTVTMTNTQITGDVSSSSSTVRINGGVINGNLSTNGGSGVIVENATMESGAITTASVPITLSNSQIGSTASPINLQSANQINISSDTTVYGNVTAGGWSSSLAIDMTSWVNGLCSPSHPRCGAISSLIASENFDSYSPGSLQGGSAGEGWTGAWRAHSNSQSVIDTSQNPLVYHQGGQCIAGASRALQLRGTTDYAASRNLSRTVDDDVVYVSMLVRFTGTQAVNKFFALWFQDPTYQNHPNIGIKMNRGTGSGPEDFFVRTTNQNETYHTDLVSGQTYFLVGRLSKSSPGSSNRYDRFELWVDPDNLDAPGSPDVVTDLRNSNISAFDEIGFRTYHLSSTDELLVDSLTLGLDWDEVVTPSSDCPDLVLTCMTDEFAREVLGNDWSVTHQSGGFGNPRIVQQRLRMTDASGNVATAATLQRLFPSANNLITVEFDFYAYGGNGADGIAVVLSDAAITPAPGGYGGSLGYAQRSGGINGFAGGWLGIGLDSYGNFSNPSESRQGGPGRRQNSVALRGSGAANSGYHYIQGTDTLSPTVRNTSGHRYRITVDSRTGDESWVTIERDTGAGYENLIGPVDILSSAGQAQVPENLLLTLTGSTGGSNDNHEIDNLEVCGLRMEPLEADIHHYRLLHSGSGLTCAAEPIQVIACASDNCSSRFTGTASVTLSPASSGTVRWIDGNQQYLENGEATFQLRRNTPGNVTLGIAASAPSASNVTRCFSNGIEGDCTLSFAESGFIFDLPDLLADKPDSFTLSARRADENNPDSCAPAFTGERSINFRSSYINPDSGNQSVSLNGQAISNTAGWTSLLLAFDEHANAQVDIRYPDAGLKQLEAAFTGTAGSDEQGLSLSGSDSFSSAPAGLCIESTANNAACDSEDANCSVFTQAGEDFPMRVRGVVWTADNDPQLCDNTTTPNYRQSNITLSSSLIAPSDGRNAELSLSQVNITENGLQTEAINLSEVGVFQLLAVPQANSYFGRTVTAGLSTPIGRFIPSHFSMHYQLDAACSTGSSDAFSYSGYQSAASVQNSGQPFQITGHILALNRQEQPTYNYRQAFAKLTSADLTGTALLAPDGIAEGIFNSWSPTLETFTQGRGDFSINTDYLAQQRPHSPLLIYPNLAATDSDDVSGSESDPAAAGRFISGRMVIESGHAFLETDPINLTLDAQMYDGSRWTTHSADRCTSVSAFRMDNDQEENQSSNIQIGAGATSLLPNPYDAFDAGQHSLTLSAPGEGNSGFTNLTPLLNDQPWLRHDWTGNGQYTDNPSGRAAWGLYRGNPNVIYMREVWR